Proteins encoded by one window of Chondromyces crocatus:
- a CDS encoding response regulator, with the protein MTRVLVIDDDARRAQVLAGFLTSREYQVDSCAGIMGASEAVAQRRPHVLVLVPPQEAERHERLEELRRMFPRIPVVLVTLADGPDLILDVEAFAPTLPARPSRNFASIASAVEAASALH; encoded by the coding sequence ATGACTCGTGTCCTGGTGATTGATGATGACGCTCGGCGGGCGCAGGTTCTGGCTGGCTTTCTCACCTCGCGTGAGTACCAGGTGGACTCGTGCGCCGGGATCATGGGCGCATCGGAGGCGGTCGCACAGCGGCGGCCTCACGTTCTCGTCCTCGTGCCCCCGCAAGAGGCCGAGCGACATGAGCGGCTGGAGGAACTCCGCCGCATGTTCCCGCGTATTCCTGTGGTGCTGGTCACCCTCGCGGATGGTCCCGATCTGATCTTGGACGTGGAGGCCTTCGCGCCGACGCTGCCTGCGCGGCCCTCCCGGAACTTCGCGAGCATTGCCTCCGCGGTGGAAGCGGCGAGCGCCCTTCATTGA